From a region of the Pristis pectinata isolate sPriPec2 chromosome 2, sPriPec2.1.pri, whole genome shotgun sequence genome:
- the LOC127586608 gene encoding uncharacterized protein LOC127586608, with protein sequence MEQSQMEDLRRSHNFSDEDLHILLNEVELRRHRLLGNGKSRAPRRVSMFAWKEVAEVVSRNSTVPRSAEQCRKKLNDLSRAARSKLIHNKRSKNEGTMVCLKKLTEYEERATQLLLINVSPVSGAQSNIGDKGDEPLDLQSIDLAAEADGRGMNVTMVECEPEENECDQHLEGEEEENGHTDCEGRQSGAATPTPVLCLEATDLRSLDHNEPQLNVSPSPSQSSSGSRHAETMGPVGQDVSGGSGQRGRGEPAIIAVEAPQPPVRRRKRHRHVDINLEDNLLSADVKQLIVEQNNRHLECLSSIRQEIKDSCIMLCNQLATNNQATNHHLALINESISKLTALAKHVSANTNQTIRDNESSLRHSPPPALIVHTVDPAVMQVTPLKTHPSPTLASSSLDRREPAATPVKHTFKQEPQSSEFPTDVRSNHGIVISEVKSLRSGRSWARRQ encoded by the exons atggAACAGTCGCAGATGGAAGATCTGAGAAGAAGCCATAACTTCAGTGATGAGGACCTGCATATACTTCTCAATGAAGTGGAGTTACGGCGTCATCGGCTTTTGGGGAATGGGAAGAGCAGGGCTCCCCGGAGAGTTAGCATGTTTGCAtggaaggaggtggcagaggttgtgagcAGAAATTCCACTGTGCCTCGTAGTGCAGAGCAATGTCGCAAGAAACTGAACGACTTATCACGTGCTGCTCGG aGTAAGCTGATCCACAATAAACGTTCAAAGAATGAAGGAACTATGGTCTGTCTAAAGAAGTTGACTGAGTATGAAGAAAGAGCCACTCAGTTGCTGTTAATCAATGTCAGTCCAGTGTCTGGTGCCCAGTCAAACATTGGGGATAAGGGAG ATGAACCATTGGATCTGCAGAGTATAGACCTCGCTGCAGAAGCTGACGGGAGAGGCATGAATGTTACTATGGTGGAATGCGAGCCAGAGGAGAATGAATGTGACCAGCATttggaaggagaggaggaggagaatgggCATACTGACTGTGAGGGCAGACAAAGTGGTGCTGCCACTCCTACACCTGTGCTGTGCCTGGAGGCCACCGATCTTAGGTCACTTGACCACAACGAGCCTCAACTGAATGTGTCTCCATCACCCAGCCAATCTAGCTCTGGCAGCCGCCATGCTGAGACTATGGGACCAGTAGGCCAAGATGTGTCAGGTGGGTCTGgccaaagggggaggggagaacctGCTATAATTGCAGTAGAAGCTCCCCAGCCACCAGTAAGACGAAGGAAACGTCATCGTCATGTGGATATTAACTTGGAGGATAATTTGCTTTCTGCAGATGTGAAGCAGTTAATCGTGGAGCAAAATAACAGGCACCTTGAATGCCTTTCTTCCATAAGACAAGAAATTAAGGACTCCTGCATAATGCTTTGTAATCAACTGGCCACCAATAATCAGGCTACTAACCATCATTTGGCCCTTATCAATGAGAGTATTTCTAAACTCACTGCCCTTGCTAAGCATGTATCTGCCAATACAAATCAGACCATTAGAGATAATGAAAGTAGTCTTAGGCATTCGCCTCCACCAGCTCTTATTGTTCATACAGTAGATCCAGCAGTAATGCAAGTAACCCCCCTAAaaacacacccctccccaactcttgcTTCCTCCAGTCTAGATAGACGGGAGCCAGCAGCTACACCTGTAAAACACACTTTTAAGCAGGAGCCTCAAAGCTCTGAGTTTCCTACTGATGTTCGCAGCAATCATGGCATTGTGATAAGTGAAGTCAAATCTCTCAGAAGTGGAAGGTCATGGGCCAGGAGACAGTAG